Proteins encoded by one window of Culicoides brevitarsis isolate CSIRO-B50_1 chromosome 2, AGI_CSIRO_Cbre_v1, whole genome shotgun sequence:
- the LOC134832580 gene encoding uncharacterized protein LOC134832580 isoform X1: protein MAISKSTREEFYEFLDLSGVDDSEKDELKSTLYDNNGNSGVDSVGSSSSSNSRSNKSVRGIGIVSPGNHRGTSRGGTYVATNQNRTFRPSTTNYGAQQAQKNVNRPKPTAWVTNRKFQGNVTTQQQQQNQAPPSKNVVVASKRYAYQQQQQNPQQPQVNHKSGNNNCGDTSSSTTTTEHNQGRSTATTTTTNKRNYDVNSDGTAKTAANRRANSANSSYSTESVDYSCDETSYATSTPLSATIEEVVMPRILTPLATIPLYAVVKPTLAATAILQPIIQPQTPATSTNTASSSPPTTKQVPESSVNSECAEIHTESEEQIHQIQATPIDPQQLNTFSPALPPESPSQMINNPNHPGAMSQNQQQQQAQQPPQSAPTSQQPLFMNPHAPYMYHMPMMPQPGNVFVSNLTANVNVHGLMQSVQHYLQPAYVPAQDVNVQNPHVDGQGQPQQQQPGQPQSQGTQQPMNNQMRGQNRRGRARTNSSNSQRREFVPRGGNAQQPEVIPQVIDPQAQMIAAPPGPPYQYYVQYPYSYAPQGQAGVPHPNAHPATTPLYVQHLPMYASPMYGYQPVFPIMQPEYIVDDGGKVVDEQENVPQMWSPNHEYQDPHQMQDGQVQMSPEEYQQMQQTPQQQEELLIAEQELNQQTAQIQIHHQTIPMPHPGMPHSVLNPNVPNFTVVNQPVAVPVVAPVAVQEVVQPPLPSQQPHFANPAPQAPSQDFAMAPQGSISPIAVAQSYANVNQHLAIATSTNENNEQTFIQQAQQVVVIKTVTQIEHEAAANENLVANVDEFVPATNDVVKTNKVPSNVQHQQPSPLPQRVRDTAQNPPHINAPPFVPQSLTKTVSSGSLTSTSSSSNAQSLSQDIPNAVPNQVTSSSSSEKPKEKPVVAKTDRFGGASNAKVVEWNTSKKNTASVSVSAVPAKQETSNNKTATVNPTVNASQVVVKTPAVPFKTGNTSPVPSKSTTVAIPVAAKKEELKTAPVIVQEVKKVEQQNKEVTANVTEKKQTLSLAPPPPPVDENKQAPAKSWASLFAGGAPKPAPLPSAAVSGLEMASKRPIAKVSPFETNATSPNLGAQFMPATQVKPTTEKKPVADEYSLKLSNFLQNYKIDNNSISICPRGLINRSNYCYINGILQALVSCPPFYHLMRDMPKLSSYKTKGCTPILEAMQELITEFQPRKIMREKGTHVKDIELITDTPFEPTVIYKMLNNIRSEIFHVEGRQEDAEEFLGCVLNKLNDEMLEIIKLTDKPAVAVKQPTTVTKKEEIVNGDHNGEVNPDADGDDWQVIGSRNKGTITRTTDYARTPISDIFRGKLRSRVTREGDHSTDNIQPFFTLPLDIERATSVNQALDLLAGRDPLEGITSTKTNQEVTAWQQVTIEELPVVLILHLKCFDYKQDGCTKITKSLEFPVELKIETKLMSNKTKYSQKQRTYKLFAVVYHDGKEASKGHYLTDAFHIGYSSWIRYDDSSVKLVNDNQVLKPIAPRVPYLLCYRRFDTINTAQTNNNNNNNNTNSNNNNNNNSSSQQQRNNYHHK, encoded by the exons ATGGCGATATCTAAATCG ACACGAGAAgaattttacgagtttttaGATTTGTCAGGCGTGGACGATAGTGAAAAGGATGAATTAAAGTCAACGTTGTACGATAACAACGGAAATAGCGGTGTCGATAGCgtcggcagcagcagcagcagcaacagtaGAAGCAACAAGAGTGTACGCGGCATCGGAATTGTGAGTCCCGGCAATCATCGGGGCACATCGCGTGGCGGAACGTACGTGGCGACAAATCAAAATCGCACTTTTAGACCGTCAACGACAAATTACGGCGCCCAGCAGGCCCAAAAGAACGTAAATCGCCCAAAACCCACGGCTTGGGTAACAAATCGCAAATTTCAAGGTAACGTGAcgacgcagcagcagcagcaaaaccAAGCGCCGCCGTCGAAAAACGTTGTTGTCGCCTCGAAGCGATATGCTtatcagcagcaacaacaaaacccGCAACAACCACAAGTGAATCACAAAAGCGGTAACAATAATTGTGGCGATACGAGTTCATCGACGACTACGACGGAACACAATCAAGGCAGATCGACggcgacgacaacgacaacaaaTAAGAGAAATTATGATGTGAATAGTGACGGGACGGCAAAAACGGCAGCAAATCGTCGTGCAAATAGTGCAAATAGTAGCTACTCCACTGAATCCGTTGATTATAGTTGTGATGAAACGAGTTACG CAACGAGCACACCCTTATCTGCCACCATTGAAGAGGTTGTTATGCCAAGAATCTTAACGCCGTTAGCGACTATTCCTTTGTATGCCGTCGTGAAACCAACATTAGCAGCTACCGCAATCTTACAGCCGATAATTCAGCCACAAACGCCAGCAACGTCAACAAATACTGCATCATCATCGCCGCCGACAACGAAACAAGTACCCGAATCATCAG TGAATAGCGAATGTGCTGAAATCCATACCGAAAGCGAA gagCAAATTCATCAAATCCAGGCAACGCCGATAGATCCGCAGCAGTTGAACACTTTTTCGCCCGCATTACCGCCCGAATCGCCGTCACAAATGATCAACAATCCAAATCATCCGGGAGCCATGTCTCAGAatcagcaacagcagcaagcACAGCAACCGCCGCAATCGGCGCCAACATCACAACAGCCCCTTTTCATGAATCCCCATGCACCGTACATGTATCACATGCCAATGATGCCCCAGCCGGGCAACGTTTTCGTGAGTAATTTGACGGCAAACGTGAATGTTCATGGCTTGATGCAATCTGTGCAGCATTATTTGCAACCTGCTTATGTGCCGGCGCAAGATGTCAACGTGCAAAATCCGCATGTCGATGGGCAGGGACAaccgcagcagcaacaaccgGGACAACCGCAATCGCAAGGCACGCAACAACCGATGAACAATCAGATGCGCGGACAAAATCGTCGAGGTCGTGCCCGTACCAACAGCAGCAATTCGCAACGTCGTGAATTCGTACCGCGCGGCGGAAATGCCCAACAACCCGAAGTAATTCCGCAAGTTATCGATCCGCAAGCACAAATGATCGCCGCGCCGCCCGGACCTCCCTACCAATATTACGTTCAATATCCGTATTCGTATGCGCCGCAAGGACAAGCTGGAGTTCCGCATCCGAATGCGCATCCCGCGACAACTCCTTTGTACGTTCAACATTTGCCGATGTACGCATCGCCCATGTACGGCTATCAGCCCGTTTTCCCGATCATGCAGCCCGAATATATCGTCGATGATGGCGGCAAAGTCGTTGATGAGCAAGAAAATGTCCCGCAAATGTGGTCTCCGAATCACGAATATCAAGATCCGCATCAAATGCAAGATGGACAAGTGCAAATGAGTCCCGAGGAATATCAGCAAATGCAACAAACGCCCCAGCAGCAAGAAGAACTTCTCATTGCGGAACAAGAATTGAACCAACAAACCgctcaaattcaaattcatcatCAAACGATACCGATGCCACATCCCGGGATGCCACATTCTGTCTTGAATCCAAATGTGCCTAATTTCACGGTTGTCAATCAGCCAGTTGCGGTTCCCGTCGTCGCTCCCGTTGCCGTACAAGAAGTCGTTCAGCCTCCATTGCCCTCACAACAGCCTCATTTCGCGAATCCCGCTCCTCAAGCGCCGTCCCAAGACTTTGCGATGGCTCCGCAGGGCAGTATTTCGCCCATTGCTGTTGCCCAATCGTACGCCAATGTGAATCAGCATCTCGCAATTGCCACATCAACGAACGAAAATAACGAACAAACGTTTATTCAGCAAGCGCAGCAAGTTGTCGTCATCAAAACTGTCACGCAAATCGAACATGAGGCAGCGGCAAATGAAAATCTCGTCGCGAACGTTGATGAATTCGTACCCGCAACCAATGATGtagtcaaaacaaacaaagttcCTTCAAATGTACAGCACCAACAACCGTCTCCCTTACCTCAGCGTGTCCGTGACACTGCACAAAATCCCCCGCACATCAATGCGCCGCCCTTCGTACCGCAAAGTTTGACAAAAACTGTCTCTTCGGGCTCCCTCACTtccacgtcgtcgtcgtcaaatGCGCAATCCTTGTCGCAAGACATCCCCAATGCCGTGCCAAACCAAGTCACTAGTTCTAGTAGTAGCGAAAAGCCTAAAGAGAAGCCCGTTGTTGCCAAGACTGATCGTTTCGGCGGCGCCAGCAACGCAAAAGTCGTCGAATGGAATACCAGCAAGAAAAATACCGCCTCCGTATCGGTTTCAGCGGTTCCCGCAAAGCAAGAAACATCAAACAACAAGACAGCGACTGTCAATCCAACGGTTAATGCCTCACAAGTTGTCGTCAAAACGCCTGCCGTTCCCTTCAAAACTGGAAATACGTCTCCCGTGCCAAGCAAATCGACTACCGTCGCAATTCCCGTAGCTGCGAAGAAAGaagaactcaaaactgcaccCGTTATCGTGCAAGAAGTCAAGAAAGtcgaacaacaaaacaaagaaGTCACCGCTAACGTTACAGAAAAGAAGCAAACTTTGTCACTTGCGCCTCCGCCGCCGCCTGTCGATGAAAATAAACAAGCTCCTGCCAAATCGTGGGCAAGTCTCTTTGCGGGAGGTGCTCCAAAACCAGCGCCATTGCCATCAGCTGCAGTATCGGGACTGGAAATGGCTTCGAAAAGACCCATTGCGAAAGTTTCGCCCTTCGAGACGAACGCTACAAGTCCAAATTTGGGCGCGCAATTTATGCCAGCGACACAAGTGAAGCCAACGACAGAGAAAAAACCCGTCGCCGACGAATATTCACTCAAATTGTCGAATTTCCTGCAAAATTACAAGATTGACAATAATAGTATCAGCATTTGCCCACGCGGTTTGATCAATCGTTCGAACTATTGTTACATAAATGGCATTTTGCAAGCGCTTGTTTCGTGCCCGCCGTTCTATCACTTGATGCGCGACATGCCAAAGTTGTCCAGTTACAAAACGAAGGGATGTACGCCGATTCTTGAAGCGAT gcAAGAATTGATCACCGAATTCCAACCGAGAAAGATAATGCGCGAGAAAGGCACCCACGTGAAAGACATCGAACTCATCACAGATACGCCCTTCGAGCCAACCGTCATCTACAAGATGCTAAATAACATCCGTTCTGAAATCTTCCATGTTGAAGGTCGTCAAGAGGATGCCGAGGAGTTCCTTGGATGCGTCTTGAACAAATTAAATGACGAAATGTTGGAG atCATAAAATTGACTGACAAACCAGCAGTTGCCGTCAAACAACCCACAACTGTCACGAAAAAGGAGGAAATCGTGAATGGCGATCACAATGGCGAAGTTAATCCCGATGCGGATGGCGATGATTGGCaa gtgATTGGAAGTCGTAACAAAGGTACCATCACTCGTACAACCGATTACGCTCGCACCCCAATTAGCGACATTTTCAGAGGAAAACTTCGTAGTCGCGTTACGCGTGAAGGAGATCACTCCACAGACAATATTCAGCCGTTCTTTACGTTGCCACTCGATATTGAG CGTGCTACCTCCGTTAACCAAGCTTTAGATTTGCTCGCGGGACGCGATCCATTGGAGGGCATCACAAGCACCAAAACGAACCAAGAAGTCACGGCATGGCAACAAGTCACCATCGAAGAATTGCCCGTCGTGCTCATTTTGCATTTGAAATGCTTCGATTACAAGCAAGACGGCtgcacaaaaatcacaaaatctcTCGAGTTCCCAGTTGAgctgaaaattgaaacaa aactcaTGTCCAACAAGACGAAATATTCGCAAAAGCAACGCACCTACAAACTCTTCGCCGTGGTCTATCACGACGGCAAGGAGGCATCCAAAGGACATTATTTGACAGACGCTTTTCACATCGGTTACAGCAGTTGGATCCGCTACGACGACAGCAGCGTCAAACTCGTGAACGATAATCAAGTCTTGAAGCCAATTGCGCCACGCGTACCTTACCTCTTGTGTTACCGTCGTTTCGATACAATTAATAcagcacaaacaaacaacaataacaacaacaacaacacgaattcaaacaataataacaataacaatagcAGTTCGCAGCAACAACGGAACAACTATCATCATAAGTAA
- the LOC134832580 gene encoding putative mediator of RNA polymerase II transcription subunit 26 isoform X2 → MTREEFYEFLDLSGVDDSEKDELKSTLYDNNGNSGVDSVGSSSSSNSRSNKSVRGIGIVSPGNHRGTSRGGTYVATNQNRTFRPSTTNYGAQQAQKNVNRPKPTAWVTNRKFQGNVTTQQQQQNQAPPSKNVVVASKRYAYQQQQQNPQQPQVNHKSGNNNCGDTSSSTTTTEHNQGRSTATTTTTNKRNYDVNSDGTAKTAANRRANSANSSYSTESVDYSCDETSYATSTPLSATIEEVVMPRILTPLATIPLYAVVKPTLAATAILQPIIQPQTPATSTNTASSSPPTTKQVPESSVNSECAEIHTESEEQIHQIQATPIDPQQLNTFSPALPPESPSQMINNPNHPGAMSQNQQQQQAQQPPQSAPTSQQPLFMNPHAPYMYHMPMMPQPGNVFVSNLTANVNVHGLMQSVQHYLQPAYVPAQDVNVQNPHVDGQGQPQQQQPGQPQSQGTQQPMNNQMRGQNRRGRARTNSSNSQRREFVPRGGNAQQPEVIPQVIDPQAQMIAAPPGPPYQYYVQYPYSYAPQGQAGVPHPNAHPATTPLYVQHLPMYASPMYGYQPVFPIMQPEYIVDDGGKVVDEQENVPQMWSPNHEYQDPHQMQDGQVQMSPEEYQQMQQTPQQQEELLIAEQELNQQTAQIQIHHQTIPMPHPGMPHSVLNPNVPNFTVVNQPVAVPVVAPVAVQEVVQPPLPSQQPHFANPAPQAPSQDFAMAPQGSISPIAVAQSYANVNQHLAIATSTNENNEQTFIQQAQQVVVIKTVTQIEHEAAANENLVANVDEFVPATNDVVKTNKVPSNVQHQQPSPLPQRVRDTAQNPPHINAPPFVPQSLTKTVSSGSLTSTSSSSNAQSLSQDIPNAVPNQVTSSSSSEKPKEKPVVAKTDRFGGASNAKVVEWNTSKKNTASVSVSAVPAKQETSNNKTATVNPTVNASQVVVKTPAVPFKTGNTSPVPSKSTTVAIPVAAKKEELKTAPVIVQEVKKVEQQNKEVTANVTEKKQTLSLAPPPPPVDENKQAPAKSWASLFAGGAPKPAPLPSAAVSGLEMASKRPIAKVSPFETNATSPNLGAQFMPATQVKPTTEKKPVADEYSLKLSNFLQNYKIDNNSISICPRGLINRSNYCYINGILQALVSCPPFYHLMRDMPKLSSYKTKGCTPILEAMQELITEFQPRKIMREKGTHVKDIELITDTPFEPTVIYKMLNNIRSEIFHVEGRQEDAEEFLGCVLNKLNDEMLEIIKLTDKPAVAVKQPTTVTKKEEIVNGDHNGEVNPDADGDDWQVIGSRNKGTITRTTDYARTPISDIFRGKLRSRVTREGDHSTDNIQPFFTLPLDIERATSVNQALDLLAGRDPLEGITSTKTNQEVTAWQQVTIEELPVVLILHLKCFDYKQDGCTKITKSLEFPVELKIETKLMSNKTKYSQKQRTYKLFAVVYHDGKEASKGHYLTDAFHIGYSSWIRYDDSSVKLVNDNQVLKPIAPRVPYLLCYRRFDTINTAQTNNNNNNNNTNSNNNNNNNSSSQQQRNNYHHK, encoded by the exons ATG ACACGAGAAgaattttacgagtttttaGATTTGTCAGGCGTGGACGATAGTGAAAAGGATGAATTAAAGTCAACGTTGTACGATAACAACGGAAATAGCGGTGTCGATAGCgtcggcagcagcagcagcagcaacagtaGAAGCAACAAGAGTGTACGCGGCATCGGAATTGTGAGTCCCGGCAATCATCGGGGCACATCGCGTGGCGGAACGTACGTGGCGACAAATCAAAATCGCACTTTTAGACCGTCAACGACAAATTACGGCGCCCAGCAGGCCCAAAAGAACGTAAATCGCCCAAAACCCACGGCTTGGGTAACAAATCGCAAATTTCAAGGTAACGTGAcgacgcagcagcagcagcaaaaccAAGCGCCGCCGTCGAAAAACGTTGTTGTCGCCTCGAAGCGATATGCTtatcagcagcaacaacaaaacccGCAACAACCACAAGTGAATCACAAAAGCGGTAACAATAATTGTGGCGATACGAGTTCATCGACGACTACGACGGAACACAATCAAGGCAGATCGACggcgacgacaacgacaacaaaTAAGAGAAATTATGATGTGAATAGTGACGGGACGGCAAAAACGGCAGCAAATCGTCGTGCAAATAGTGCAAATAGTAGCTACTCCACTGAATCCGTTGATTATAGTTGTGATGAAACGAGTTACG CAACGAGCACACCCTTATCTGCCACCATTGAAGAGGTTGTTATGCCAAGAATCTTAACGCCGTTAGCGACTATTCCTTTGTATGCCGTCGTGAAACCAACATTAGCAGCTACCGCAATCTTACAGCCGATAATTCAGCCACAAACGCCAGCAACGTCAACAAATACTGCATCATCATCGCCGCCGACAACGAAACAAGTACCCGAATCATCAG TGAATAGCGAATGTGCTGAAATCCATACCGAAAGCGAA gagCAAATTCATCAAATCCAGGCAACGCCGATAGATCCGCAGCAGTTGAACACTTTTTCGCCCGCATTACCGCCCGAATCGCCGTCACAAATGATCAACAATCCAAATCATCCGGGAGCCATGTCTCAGAatcagcaacagcagcaagcACAGCAACCGCCGCAATCGGCGCCAACATCACAACAGCCCCTTTTCATGAATCCCCATGCACCGTACATGTATCACATGCCAATGATGCCCCAGCCGGGCAACGTTTTCGTGAGTAATTTGACGGCAAACGTGAATGTTCATGGCTTGATGCAATCTGTGCAGCATTATTTGCAACCTGCTTATGTGCCGGCGCAAGATGTCAACGTGCAAAATCCGCATGTCGATGGGCAGGGACAaccgcagcagcaacaaccgGGACAACCGCAATCGCAAGGCACGCAACAACCGATGAACAATCAGATGCGCGGACAAAATCGTCGAGGTCGTGCCCGTACCAACAGCAGCAATTCGCAACGTCGTGAATTCGTACCGCGCGGCGGAAATGCCCAACAACCCGAAGTAATTCCGCAAGTTATCGATCCGCAAGCACAAATGATCGCCGCGCCGCCCGGACCTCCCTACCAATATTACGTTCAATATCCGTATTCGTATGCGCCGCAAGGACAAGCTGGAGTTCCGCATCCGAATGCGCATCCCGCGACAACTCCTTTGTACGTTCAACATTTGCCGATGTACGCATCGCCCATGTACGGCTATCAGCCCGTTTTCCCGATCATGCAGCCCGAATATATCGTCGATGATGGCGGCAAAGTCGTTGATGAGCAAGAAAATGTCCCGCAAATGTGGTCTCCGAATCACGAATATCAAGATCCGCATCAAATGCAAGATGGACAAGTGCAAATGAGTCCCGAGGAATATCAGCAAATGCAACAAACGCCCCAGCAGCAAGAAGAACTTCTCATTGCGGAACAAGAATTGAACCAACAAACCgctcaaattcaaattcatcatCAAACGATACCGATGCCACATCCCGGGATGCCACATTCTGTCTTGAATCCAAATGTGCCTAATTTCACGGTTGTCAATCAGCCAGTTGCGGTTCCCGTCGTCGCTCCCGTTGCCGTACAAGAAGTCGTTCAGCCTCCATTGCCCTCACAACAGCCTCATTTCGCGAATCCCGCTCCTCAAGCGCCGTCCCAAGACTTTGCGATGGCTCCGCAGGGCAGTATTTCGCCCATTGCTGTTGCCCAATCGTACGCCAATGTGAATCAGCATCTCGCAATTGCCACATCAACGAACGAAAATAACGAACAAACGTTTATTCAGCAAGCGCAGCAAGTTGTCGTCATCAAAACTGTCACGCAAATCGAACATGAGGCAGCGGCAAATGAAAATCTCGTCGCGAACGTTGATGAATTCGTACCCGCAACCAATGATGtagtcaaaacaaacaaagttcCTTCAAATGTACAGCACCAACAACCGTCTCCCTTACCTCAGCGTGTCCGTGACACTGCACAAAATCCCCCGCACATCAATGCGCCGCCCTTCGTACCGCAAAGTTTGACAAAAACTGTCTCTTCGGGCTCCCTCACTtccacgtcgtcgtcgtcaaatGCGCAATCCTTGTCGCAAGACATCCCCAATGCCGTGCCAAACCAAGTCACTAGTTCTAGTAGTAGCGAAAAGCCTAAAGAGAAGCCCGTTGTTGCCAAGACTGATCGTTTCGGCGGCGCCAGCAACGCAAAAGTCGTCGAATGGAATACCAGCAAGAAAAATACCGCCTCCGTATCGGTTTCAGCGGTTCCCGCAAAGCAAGAAACATCAAACAACAAGACAGCGACTGTCAATCCAACGGTTAATGCCTCACAAGTTGTCGTCAAAACGCCTGCCGTTCCCTTCAAAACTGGAAATACGTCTCCCGTGCCAAGCAAATCGACTACCGTCGCAATTCCCGTAGCTGCGAAGAAAGaagaactcaaaactgcaccCGTTATCGTGCAAGAAGTCAAGAAAGtcgaacaacaaaacaaagaaGTCACCGCTAACGTTACAGAAAAGAAGCAAACTTTGTCACTTGCGCCTCCGCCGCCGCCTGTCGATGAAAATAAACAAGCTCCTGCCAAATCGTGGGCAAGTCTCTTTGCGGGAGGTGCTCCAAAACCAGCGCCATTGCCATCAGCTGCAGTATCGGGACTGGAAATGGCTTCGAAAAGACCCATTGCGAAAGTTTCGCCCTTCGAGACGAACGCTACAAGTCCAAATTTGGGCGCGCAATTTATGCCAGCGACACAAGTGAAGCCAACGACAGAGAAAAAACCCGTCGCCGACGAATATTCACTCAAATTGTCGAATTTCCTGCAAAATTACAAGATTGACAATAATAGTATCAGCATTTGCCCACGCGGTTTGATCAATCGTTCGAACTATTGTTACATAAATGGCATTTTGCAAGCGCTTGTTTCGTGCCCGCCGTTCTATCACTTGATGCGCGACATGCCAAAGTTGTCCAGTTACAAAACGAAGGGATGTACGCCGATTCTTGAAGCGAT gcAAGAATTGATCACCGAATTCCAACCGAGAAAGATAATGCGCGAGAAAGGCACCCACGTGAAAGACATCGAACTCATCACAGATACGCCCTTCGAGCCAACCGTCATCTACAAGATGCTAAATAACATCCGTTCTGAAATCTTCCATGTTGAAGGTCGTCAAGAGGATGCCGAGGAGTTCCTTGGATGCGTCTTGAACAAATTAAATGACGAAATGTTGGAG atCATAAAATTGACTGACAAACCAGCAGTTGCCGTCAAACAACCCACAACTGTCACGAAAAAGGAGGAAATCGTGAATGGCGATCACAATGGCGAAGTTAATCCCGATGCGGATGGCGATGATTGGCaa gtgATTGGAAGTCGTAACAAAGGTACCATCACTCGTACAACCGATTACGCTCGCACCCCAATTAGCGACATTTTCAGAGGAAAACTTCGTAGTCGCGTTACGCGTGAAGGAGATCACTCCACAGACAATATTCAGCCGTTCTTTACGTTGCCACTCGATATTGAG CGTGCTACCTCCGTTAACCAAGCTTTAGATTTGCTCGCGGGACGCGATCCATTGGAGGGCATCACAAGCACCAAAACGAACCAAGAAGTCACGGCATGGCAACAAGTCACCATCGAAGAATTGCCCGTCGTGCTCATTTTGCATTTGAAATGCTTCGATTACAAGCAAGACGGCtgcacaaaaatcacaaaatctcTCGAGTTCCCAGTTGAgctgaaaattgaaacaa aactcaTGTCCAACAAGACGAAATATTCGCAAAAGCAACGCACCTACAAACTCTTCGCCGTGGTCTATCACGACGGCAAGGAGGCATCCAAAGGACATTATTTGACAGACGCTTTTCACATCGGTTACAGCAGTTGGATCCGCTACGACGACAGCAGCGTCAAACTCGTGAACGATAATCAAGTCTTGAAGCCAATTGCGCCACGCGTACCTTACCTCTTGTGTTACCGTCGTTTCGATACAATTAATAcagcacaaacaaacaacaataacaacaacaacaacacgaattcaaacaataataacaataacaatagcAGTTCGCAGCAACAACGGAACAACTATCATCATAAGTAA
- the LOC134831512 gene encoding short-chain dehydrogenase/reductase family 16C member 6 produces MVANDGTDVAFEKPPPMCNENGDKTRQVPKKPIKLNKKNEPPNLYNTIMDIITFLLVSAGHILQTFYYTMFGYPKKDLKGELALITGGGGGLGRLLALRLVRLGVKVIIWDINQDAIDETCKIITSMGGYCKGYVVDISKREEVYKMADEIRNRIGDVTLLFNNAGVVSGRLLLDTPDHMIERSFNVNAIAHFWTVKAFLPAMIEKDHGHIITIASMAGHVGISKLVDYCASKFAAVGFDESLRLELEILGCRNVHTTVICPYFIQATGMFDDVHSRWVPTLDSNHVADRIISGVRKNHKCVIVPEYFRWMLIIKWVFPWPCNSGFLRRLVLDAAPQHHTISPTLQKCESALLAAASSSNGMTTVNNNGTAKPNQLLVQRTASTGERVL; encoded by the exons atggttGCGAACGACGGAACCGATGTGGCTTTTGAGAAACCGCCACCCATGTGCAACGAAAATGGGGATAAAACGCGTCAAGTGCCCAAAAAAccgataaaattgaataaaaagaacGAACCACCGAATCTGTACAACACAATTATGGATATTATTACTTTTCTCCTTGTTTCGGCGGGACACATTTTACAG acATTTTACTACACAATGTTTGGTTACCCGAAAAAAGACTTGAAAGGTGAATTGGCGCTTATCACGGGAGGAGGCGGAGGTCTCGGACGATTGCTTGCGTTGCGGTTGGTGAGATTAGGCGTAAAAGTGATCATTTGGGACATTAATCAAGATG ccatTGATGAGACATGCAAGATAATTACTTCGATGGGCGGTTATTGCAAAGGATATGTCGTGGATATTTCGAAAAGGGAGGAAGTTTATAAGATGGCAGATGAGATTAGGAACCGAATTGGAGATGTAACGTTGCTTTTCAACAATGCGGGAGTTGTTTCAGGTCGATTGCTGTTGGATACGCCCGACCATATGATCGAACGGTCTTTCAATGTCAATGCAATCGCACATTTTTgg ACCGTTAAAGCATTTTTGCCGGCGATGATTGAAAAAGATCACGGTCACATCATAACAATTGCCTCGATGGCGGGTCATGTTGGCATTTCGAAGCTTGTTGACTATTGTGCGAGTAAATTTGCTGCC gtCGGTTTCGACGAGTCACTCCGCTTGGAATTGGAAATTCTCGGATGTCGTAACGTTCATACGACAGTAATTTGTCCCTATTTCATCCAAGCTACCGGCATGTTTGATGATGTTCACTCACG ATGGGTCCCAACGCTCGACTCAAATCACGTTGCTGATCGCATCATCAGCGGTGTtcgcaaaaatcacaaatgcGTAATTGTGCCTGAATATTTCCGCTGGATGCTGATCATCAAGTGGGTCTTCCCGTGGCCATGCAATTCTGGATTTCTCCGAAGATTGGTGCTGGATGCTGCGCCGCAACATCACACGATATCGCCAACGTTGCAAAAATGCGAAAGTGCATTGCTGGCAGCTGCTTCGTCTTCGAATGGCATGACAACGGTGAATAATAATGGCACCGCGAAACCGAATCAACTTCTGGTCCAGAGAACTGCGTCGACTGGCGAGAGagttctttaa